ACCTCAATGATACTTGCTATCTTGGTCTTTGTATTGGGGACTAAAAGACATAGGTACAAGAAACGTTTTGGAACCCCTCTACTTCAAATTCTTCAAGTTATTGTGGCTGCTGTaatgaaaaggaagaaaacatTTCCATCTAATGTCAGTGCCTTATATGAGGACCCTTCTCAGGAATCAATAATATATCATACAGATAAGTTTTGGTATGTAACCATTAGAATTGCTTCATAATTTTAGAGTTTTGTTGACAATATTGCTTTCTTTCTCATGGAAAATAACCAATTTCTCTTAAATTATgcttttcttcttattatttttttctaaccTCCTTAACTAGTTTATAAAACAATGATCAGAATCGTTATAACTTAAGTATGCATATAGTGACCTATCAAAAGGGAGAGGGGGGGGAAAGTATGCATATAGTGCGCTCCTGTTAATTTCCACGTGTAAGATGTAAAAAACGTGCTCTTCTTGTGTTTTGGAAAGAGGGAACAATGATTTTGACATATTTctcttaaacttttttttttaaagagtacaACAAGTATTTTTCTTAACATATTCAATTAATTGATTCTCTACTATATGTCTACACGCCCCTACACTTGTCCACCATGCACACATCTGTTAAGACTTAAGAGCAAGCCAGTAATTcacactagcctcatcacacgcactTTGCGCATGCgataagacttttttttagtgatcttattttgtaaaaaaaaaaactttatataattattttatatatataatttttattttaaaaatctaatttataagtgaataaatcaatttaaaaattattaagagagtggtcatattttttaagcaatgttttagtagaagttaaagtttcatttttaccGGATcgtcctttagttttatctctacttaaacataggactgtaggcgcatttttgaattaaaaaatgaggaatccaaacaggagaagcctcttaaatagtagtatagacaAGCCAGAGTTATTCAACCCGCTAGTTTCATCCAACGGCGTTTGTTACAGATGACCAACTGCTAGTTTGATCCAACGGCTTGCAAGTGATTTCTATGAAACGGTGCCGTTCTATTTAAGTGAGTTGAGTGCTGTAATTAAGAAGGAAACGATGTCGCTTTGGTCAGAGCTGTTATTTTTCAGTTATTTTAGTTCCCCATCTTTACGGATCAGTTCTGGATTTTAAGGGAAATTAGTTAGGCAGTTAATGATCTTgtggactatatatatatatgacatacATTGTAATCAGAGTTTAAGCAAGGATTTTATTCCAGAAGTTTCTTCTTCCTTCGTTCTCTCTTTGAATTTtccttctctattttctctctccttttctctcTGAACAAGCACTTTGCTTTTCCTTGCTAATTCACTGTTTGCAGTCTCATTAGCTTAGCTCAAATCTTTTCAACACCTAGTTACATCCATGTAAAAGAGCATAAAGAATGCAAGTTTAAAATACATGGGAAATTATTACTACACGTATAGAAAAACTACAAAGTTATGATTTTTTACGGCTCTTAACTTCACAGTTTACATGTTACCTCCTGGATTTAATGGTGTACCAAGTATGATATGGTGATGAATGcatatttaaatttgtaataataaaaatatgggCATAATACTTTCGCAACAAAATATAAGTGGCAGGTTGTGAATGGTAGATAAATAAGTTATAGTAGTGGTAAGTCCAAATGAGAGTCAATAAAAGCTTGCAACCTAAGTCAGTGGCCGGCTCAACAAGATTTGAGGTCTAAGGTGATTATTTTAAGTGaaatatttttgtgtgtttatattttaattattgagtattttttaagcaaagatggaatgattttgttttgataaattataaaaCGACTTTTTTGAGTAAGCATTATaggtataaaatatattttattttaggttgttacacaaatatattattatatctttttttatactTCCGGGACAGTTGTTTGGACAAGGCGGCAATCATAACCAGCATAGACTCTGGAACTCCAAACCCATGGAGACTTTGCACAGTTACAATGGTGGAAAAAGTTAAAATGTTAGTCAAATTATTGCCAATTTGGGCAACAACAATTATCTTCTGGACGATACATGCACAGTTAGGTAGCTTCTCAGTGCAACAAGCTGCAACAATGGATAGATCAATTGGAAAATTCCAAATTCCTCCAGCATCACTCTACGCCTTCTTCGTTCTGGCCATAATGATCACTCTTGCTACGTATGACCGCCTGATTATGCCTCTCATGAAAAAAACTAGATATAGTCAAGGTACGTAAAGTAGACATATTAATTCTTTATGGgaacaaattcaattttaagtttaaatttgatTATTAAATAAGTAATAATGCTAGatatacaaactattttacaaaaaagtttacaaattgttaatgtggtgaaaaattattgacaaatgaaaaagtgatattaatgatgagcttagatgaaaactaataagagattgaccacatcaacattttgtaaaataatttgtggttgtaacattacttttaaataaacaagtttaaagacaataatatattaaatatgtttCTTAACAGTCTTGTAAGTATAAGTCGagtttttttagtgtatataatattatgtattttaaattaatgtaattaagaaaaattatagtTATTATTTAGACTTAAGATTAGATTTGTAATTATgtgaattattttataagaaataaagttattatttgtaatttgttgataatataaatagtcTACTTTGcagtaaaaattattataaatttttacaatacaAGATTGTTGAATCTAATCTCTATAAGTTCATTAATATAGGGATCATTCTAGCTATCTAATtatatcaaataatataatttcatctATAATTTAGTTGTTAATTATTAGCATAGATTTGTGAAgggataaaataatttaattctaATGTTAACCATAAATATTTGGGAgaatttaaaaaagtaaattgttCTTTGactttcattcaaaaaaaaaattaaaagaataattttgaaCTTAATTTTAATACTCGATTCAACATGACTCATTTACAACCCTCCCTCTATTCTACCAAATCCTCTTTTTTTATGAGCTGAATATATTAGGAATCTGGATTCAAAGTcgtaaattacaaaaattttaaattaatgtcccacataacaattttttgataactgaaaccattgttttatttattaatttaattctctttttttcaattttcaggtTTAACAAGTTTGCAAAAAGTAGGGCTAGGCCTATTCTTCTCAATATTAGGAATGGCAGCGGCAGCACTTGTGGAAAAGAGAAGATTGTCAGTTTTTGAAGCCAATAGAGGCACCGTCATCACAACCCTACCAATAAGTACTTTCTTTTTGCTTCCACAGTTCATCATAGTTGGTATTGGAGAGGCCTTTATGTTATCCGGAGAATTGGATTTCTTCACAAACAATGCACCTAATGGGATGAAAGCAATTTCCACTGGTCTCTACCTCACAACCACCTCGTTTGGTATGTTTTTAAGTACAATTTTGGTCACAATACTAACTAATTATACTGGACGCAGTGGTGGGCACAATTGGCTTCCTCCTAGTATTAATGACGGTAGATTGGATTACTTTTATTGGCTTCTAGCACTATTAACTTTGATCAACTTGGGATTTTACATAGTGTGTGCCATAAGGTTTATACCAAATTCTAAGGAAATTGTAACAGATATGAGTGGTGGTGCTATTGATACTCCTCCTAGAGAAGAAAATGTGTAACGGCAGAATATTTGTTGCATGCACGGGGTAAAATTGCTGCAAATGTTTTTCATTTGGTGCGATTAATTTTCTTGCATTGTGTATGATCATATGAATTATGaatttctcctttcaaatttttctgtttggtctttatatatatatagaaattgtCTAGGTCTAACTTTAAATCCTCCATTTGCGTCATGAAATACCATTCATATTCATTATAGTTTAGTGTCAATATCATCCATCTTAAtctaattttcagtttcagcaaggGAAAGATCACACTATGTTACAAAAATGagttaaattttgatatttaaacTAGGGTGACAAAATTGGACACAAGCCGCGAATCTAACACAACACGACCCAAAATTAGCACATTATGGATTGAGGCTTAATGAGTTCATGGCATATTCAGGTTGACACGAttgactcgtttaataaatggaTTAGGTTGATGTTCAACCGAAGAAACCCATTTGACTTGTTTGACCTATTTAATTAAATggtattttaccaatatacccttcaaaccttaagtatataaacttatttgttgttttggtttttttttttttcatatattgtaattgattatttgtgatattgaaatatgttttggttatgaatgattatttgtgatgcaacTACtcattagttctaaattttatattaaaaatatttatttgtttggtttttcataactcatatcaatttggttaatattttttttttccgttctGATAAAATTTGATGAATAGATCAACATGattaacccgtttaataaatgagttgtgttagggttgagaaatcttgacttgtttaataaatatgttaGGTTAGTGTTGACTCATATAGTCAGATACTCATGAGTCAACACAATACAAACCCGACACGTGAACATGAATTACCACCCCTAATTTAAACCCATAAACTCTGCAATACATGATAAATTAATGTTAAGACTTAATTACCTAAGATATGAAAATGACTCTTAGATGGGCAGTTAAAATTATATAGCGCAAGAAACAAACCAAGACAATGACAAAAACTTTAATTTGTATATAAGTCAAAGGGAAGTAGTTAGAAAGGTTCAAAACTAAAATGTGTctagaaataagaaaaatggtaaattacgTATTTGGTCATTATTGTTTATGTCGTATGTTAATTTggtctttaatattttaaatgtgtcaatttagttcctAAGCTTTTGGTATTGTGACAAAATGATCTATGTAGTtaaatgataaatgaaaaatgctGACATGACTAACTGccctaataaaaa
This genomic stretch from Castanea sativa cultivar Marrone di Chiusa Pesio chromosome 1, ASM4071231v1 harbors:
- the LOC142634664 gene encoding protein NRT1/ PTR FAMILY 6.2-like translates to MGTRDAVFECDSKIVSDVVSQYQAIVICYSNPSVAIDNVLVEIRQKLQEIRMMQISHSIEEGKMNSLDSDAFDYKGNPVDRTKTGGWLSAVQILGIEMCERLSSMAIIVNLVTYLVDTMHMTSASASNFASTSGGTSYLLCLFGGIVADSFLGRYWTIAIAAVIHAGGACLLAISTALPNLRPPPCDPALSNKCVKANSLQMGIFTIAVYLTNIGMGGIKSSVPGFGTDQFDQKDAKENAQMSRFFDRFHFVTNLGTLLAVTVLVYIQDEVGRSLAYGICATSMILAILVFVLGTKRHRYKKRFGTPLLQILQVIVAAVMKRKKTFPSNVSALYEDPSQESIIYHTDKFCCLDKAAIITSIDSGTPNPWRLCTVTMVEKVKMLVKLLPIWATTIIFWTIHAQLGSFSVQQAATMDRSIGKFQIPPASLYAFFVLAIMITLATYDRLIMPLMKKTRYSQGLTSLQKVGLGLFFSILGMAAAALVEKRRLSVFEANRGTVITTLPISTFFLLPQFIIVGIGEAFMLSGELDFFTNNAPNGMKAISTGLYLTTTSFGMFLSTILVTILTNYTGRSGGHNWLPPSINDGRLDYFYWLLALLTLINLGFYIVCAIRFIPNSKEIVTDMSGGAIDTPPREENV